One window from the genome of Streptomyces sp. NBC_01476 encodes:
- a CDS encoding MDR family MFS transporter, translated as MTETTEVKLSPQVKNALLALIVGGIAAILDSTMVTLAIHTLAVKLHSTTGTIQWVTTGFLLAMAVAIPVTGWAERRWGGKRVWMAALVVFVLASVLCAVSWNDISLIGFRVLQGFGAGLIFPLMQTLAVRAAGGHVSSRLMAAVSLPIALGPILGPVIGGVVLNWLSWRWLFLINVPVIAVGLLLARRFLPADRPESPAGRVRLDWIGLVLLAPGLAGILLGLSQLSEDGGIGHAGVLAPLLAGVALLAAFVVWALGPAERRPVVDIRLLRLRSLGSASAVLFTAGAAMYAGMFLLPLYYQQLRGESVLDAGLLLIPQGVGALASRFVVGKLVDGFGARAVTIAGFLLAALATVPFALAGAGTSLWWLGAVLLVRGLGIGAVLIPPMSVAYQDIRPAGIPHATMNTRIAQQVGASFGTAIVAVALQSLLGHGATGAFRDAFWWAIGITVAAVLPTVALPAGKPADH; from the coding sequence ATGACGGAGACCACCGAGGTCAAGCTGTCGCCGCAGGTGAAGAACGCGCTGCTGGCGCTGATCGTCGGCGGGATCGCGGCGATCCTCGACTCGACGATGGTGACGCTGGCGATCCACACACTGGCGGTGAAGCTGCACTCGACCACCGGCACGATCCAGTGGGTCACCACCGGCTTCCTGCTGGCGATGGCCGTCGCGATCCCGGTCACCGGGTGGGCCGAGCGCCGCTGGGGCGGCAAGCGGGTCTGGATGGCCGCGCTGGTGGTGTTCGTGCTCGCGTCGGTGCTGTGCGCGGTGTCGTGGAACGACATCAGCCTGATCGGCTTCCGGGTGCTGCAGGGCTTCGGCGCCGGACTGATCTTCCCGCTGATGCAGACGCTCGCCGTCAGAGCCGCCGGCGGGCATGTCAGCAGCCGGCTGATGGCGGCCGTCAGCCTGCCGATCGCGCTCGGCCCGATCCTCGGCCCGGTGATCGGCGGGGTCGTCCTCAACTGGTTGAGCTGGCGCTGGCTGTTTCTCATCAACGTGCCCGTGATCGCGGTCGGTCTGCTGCTCGCCCGGCGGTTCCTGCCGGCCGACCGCCCCGAGTCCCCGGCCGGGCGCGTACGCCTGGACTGGATCGGCCTGGTGCTGCTGGCGCCCGGCCTCGCGGGCATCCTGCTCGGTCTCTCGCAGCTCTCCGAGGACGGCGGGATCGGCCACGCCGGTGTGCTGGCACCGCTGCTGGCCGGGGTCGCGCTGCTGGCCGCCTTCGTCGTATGGGCGTTGGGGCCCGCCGAGCGCCGGCCGGTCGTCGACATCCGCCTGCTGCGCCTGCGGTCGCTCGGCAGCGCCTCCGCGGTTCTCTTCACCGCCGGCGCGGCGATGTACGCCGGCATGTTCCTGCTCCCGCTCTACTACCAGCAGTTGCGGGGCGAGAGCGTGCTGGACGCCGGGCTGCTGCTCATACCGCAGGGAGTCGGCGCACTCGCCTCGCGCTTCGTGGTGGGCAAGCTGGTCGACGGGTTCGGAGCGCGCGCGGTGACGATCGCCGGCTTCCTGCTCGCCGCGCTGGCCACCGTCCCGTTCGCGCTTGCCGGGGCGGGCACGAGCCTGTGGTGGCTGGGAGCCGTACTGCTGGTACGCGGCCTGGGCATCGGGGCGGTGCTGATCCCGCCGATGTCCGTCGCCTACCAGGACATCCGACCGGCAGGCATTCCGCACGCCACGATGAACACCCGCATCGCCCAGCAAGTGGGAGCCTCGTTCGGCACCGCGATCGTCGCCGTCGCCCTCCAGTCGCTCCTCGGTCACGGCGCCACCGGTGCCTTCCGGGACGCGTTCTGGTGGGCGATCGGCATCACCGTCGCCGCGGTCCTCCCCACCGTCGCCCTCCCGGCCGGGAAACCGGCGGACCACTGA
- a CDS encoding TetR/AcrR family transcriptional regulator, protein MTTSARQRRRGPELEAALLDAAWDELVEAGFAKLTMESVAARAGTGIAVLYRRWANKDELVLAALKHYRDGHPVGLPDTGTLRGDLLAALTGMGEARTAFFAIAAAAAFSGLLAGTGLTPSQVRDRVIGDQRLARVQTIYQRAHDRGEIDLERIPSAVLGMPFDLVRHDLLMDLRPVGPARIRSIVDELFLPLVLRHDGPASAGVI, encoded by the coding sequence GTGACCACATCTGCCCGCCAACGCCGACGGGGCCCCGAGCTCGAGGCCGCACTGCTGGACGCGGCCTGGGACGAGCTGGTCGAGGCCGGCTTCGCGAAGCTGACCATGGAGTCCGTCGCCGCCCGCGCCGGCACCGGCATCGCCGTGCTGTACCGCCGCTGGGCCAACAAGGACGAGCTCGTGCTCGCCGCGCTCAAGCACTACCGGGACGGCCACCCGGTCGGTCTCCCCGACACCGGCACCCTGCGCGGTGACCTGCTCGCCGCACTGACCGGCATGGGCGAGGCCCGGACCGCCTTCTTCGCTATCGCCGCGGCCGCCGCCTTCTCGGGCCTGCTGGCCGGCACCGGGCTCACCCCCTCCCAGGTGCGTGACCGGGTCATCGGCGACCAGCGGCTCGCGCGCGTTCAGACCATCTACCAGCGGGCCCATGACCGCGGCGAGATCGACCTGGAACGGATCCCTTCCGCGGTGCTCGGCATGCCGTTCGACCTGGTGCGCCACGACCTGCTCATGGACCTCAGACCCGTCGGGCCCGCACGCATCCGGTCGATCGTCGACGAACTCTTCCTGCCCCTCGTCCTCCGCCACGACGGACCGGCTTCGGCAGGAGTCATCTGA
- a CDS encoding helix-turn-helix transcriptional regulator, translating to MAPEQHTSGDELGRFLRARRTQISPESAGLTPGPGVRRTPGLRREELATLAGVSIDYYTRIERGKETRPSPGVVDALARALHLDDDEHQHLRDLAARSARYAPEPPPPPSRTVRPHLKLLLETMRPSPAYVISRSMDLLAWNAAGLALYAGLADWPAKQRNLARYLFLHPAARELFPDWDYQVRGCVARLRAQAGTDPDAPDLANLVGELLLKSPDFTKLWERYDVVGRKSIQKTFHHPQVGVLTLSSQSLHVEGSTGQRLGVYTAEPGAPDHDAMLLLDLAAAPRTSPSPSRHSSGGLSR from the coding sequence ATGGCACCCGAGCAGCACACCAGTGGCGACGAGCTGGGACGCTTCCTGCGCGCCCGCCGTACCCAGATCAGCCCCGAGAGTGCCGGCCTCACCCCCGGGCCCGGGGTGCGCCGCACTCCCGGCCTGCGCCGCGAGGAACTGGCCACGCTCGCCGGTGTCAGCATCGACTACTACACCCGCATCGAGCGCGGCAAGGAGACCCGGCCCAGCCCCGGCGTCGTCGATGCCCTGGCCCGCGCCCTGCACCTCGACGACGACGAACACCAGCACCTGCGTGATCTCGCCGCCCGGTCCGCCCGCTATGCCCCTGAGCCGCCACCGCCGCCCAGCCGGACCGTACGACCCCACCTGAAGCTGCTCCTGGAGACGATGCGGCCGAGTCCGGCCTACGTCATCAGCCGCAGCATGGACCTGCTCGCCTGGAATGCCGCCGGCCTGGCGCTGTACGCGGGCCTGGCCGACTGGCCGGCCAAGCAGCGCAACCTCGCCCGCTACCTCTTCCTCCACCCCGCCGCGCGCGAGCTGTTCCCCGACTGGGACTACCAGGTCCGCGGCTGCGTCGCCCGGCTGCGCGCGCAGGCGGGCACCGACCCGGACGCCCCGGACCTGGCCAACCTCGTGGGTGAACTCCTGCTCAAGAGCCCCGACTTCACCAAGTTGTGGGAGCGCTACGACGTCGTCGGGCGCAAAAGCATCCAGAAGACCTTCCACCACCCGCAGGTCGGCGTCCTCACCCTCAGCAGCCAGAGCCTGCACGTCGAAGGCAGCACCGGACAGCGCCTCGGCGTCTACACCGCCGAACCCGGCGCCCCCGACCACGACGCGATGCTCCTGCTCGACCTGGCCGCCGCACCCCGGACCTCCCCGAGCCCCAGCCGGCACTCCTCGGGCGGGCTCTCCCGCTGA
- a CDS encoding aldo/keto reductase: MKYIRLRDLEVSRIGLGAMGMSHGYTGAGTDDAESVRTVHRALELGVTLIDTAEIYGPYTNEELLARALKGRRDQVVLATKFGMIAHSGAGAWHPDSSPANVRTAVEGSLKRLGTDHIDLYYQHRVDPDTPIEETAGAVGELVAEGKVRAFGLSEAGPDTIRRAHAVHPVTAVQSEYSLWTRGVEAQVLPVLRELNIGLVPFSPLGRGFLTGTVRDEADFAEGDFRRGNPRFSGENFRRNLRLADEVQAVAAQAGATSAQVALAWLLAQGDDIAPIPGTKRVSRVEENTAADGIELTTEQIGRLSGLPPAAGETHTEAGLRMLER, encoded by the coding sequence ATGAAATACATCAGGCTCCGTGATCTGGAGGTCTCCCGGATCGGCCTGGGTGCGATGGGCATGTCCCACGGCTACACCGGCGCCGGAACGGACGACGCGGAGTCCGTCCGCACCGTCCACCGCGCGCTGGAACTGGGCGTCACACTGATCGACACCGCCGAGATCTACGGTCCTTACACCAACGAGGAACTCCTCGCCCGTGCGCTGAAGGGCCGCCGCGATCAGGTGGTGCTGGCGACGAAGTTCGGCATGATCGCCCACTCCGGGGCGGGCGCGTGGCACCCGGACAGCAGCCCGGCCAATGTCCGTACCGCCGTCGAAGGCTCACTCAAGCGGCTGGGCACCGATCACATCGACCTCTACTACCAGCACCGGGTCGATCCGGACACCCCCATCGAGGAGACAGCCGGCGCCGTGGGTGAGCTGGTCGCCGAGGGCAAGGTCCGGGCGTTCGGCCTGTCCGAGGCCGGACCGGACACCATCCGCCGCGCCCACGCCGTCCATCCCGTCACCGCCGTCCAGTCGGAGTACTCCCTGTGGACCCGCGGCGTGGAAGCACAGGTACTGCCGGTGCTGCGCGAGCTGAACATCGGCCTGGTGCCCTTCTCGCCGCTCGGCCGCGGCTTCCTCACCGGTACGGTCCGCGACGAGGCCGACTTCGCAGAGGGCGACTTCCGGCGCGGCAATCCGCGTTTCAGCGGCGAGAACTTCCGGCGCAACCTCCGTCTCGCCGACGAGGTCCAGGCGGTGGCCGCGCAAGCCGGCGCCACCTCCGCACAGGTCGCCCTGGCCTGGCTGCTCGCACAGGGCGACGACATCGCGCCCATCCCCGGCACCAAGCGCGTCTCCCGCGTCGAGGAGAACACCGCCGCCGACGGCATCGAACTGACCACCGAACAGATCGGCAGACTCAGCGGTCTGCCCCCGGCCGCCGGCGAGACGCACACCGAGGCCGGTCTGCGGATGCTCGAACGCTGA
- a CDS encoding zinc-binding dehydrogenase: MRAAVMYGAGDVRVEDRPDPKIQRPTDAIVRTVLSCVCGSDLWPYKSLPATESGRPMGHEFVGVVEATGSDVAGVRAGDLVVTPFTYCDNTCDFCRKGLQSSCRHGGRYGFDGVDGGQGEAVRVPYADGTLVRLPVGEDSDLLPSLLALSDVMGTGHHGAVTAGVSRGDSVLVIGDGAVGLSAVIAAKRLGAERIILMGRHTDRTDLGLAFGATDVVAERGDEGVARVRDLAGGDGVDRVVEAVGTRQTLDTAFGTVIDGGTISRLGVPQYEEGPVNMSMIMRNITLTGGVSPARAYIGELMPDVLDGTIQPGRVFDRTFPLDRTPDAYEAMAQRRVLKALITL; this comes from the coding sequence ATGCGCGCAGCAGTGATGTACGGGGCCGGCGACGTCCGTGTCGAGGACCGTCCCGATCCGAAGATCCAGCGACCCACCGACGCCATCGTGCGGACCGTCCTGTCGTGCGTGTGCGGATCGGACCTCTGGCCGTACAAGTCGTTGCCCGCCACCGAGAGCGGCCGCCCCATGGGGCACGAGTTCGTCGGTGTGGTCGAGGCAACCGGCTCCGACGTGGCCGGCGTCAGGGCCGGTGATCTGGTGGTCACGCCGTTCACCTACTGCGACAACACCTGCGACTTCTGCCGCAAGGGCCTGCAGTCGTCGTGCCGGCACGGCGGCAGGTACGGCTTCGACGGTGTGGACGGCGGTCAGGGTGAGGCGGTGCGTGTCCCCTACGCCGACGGCACCCTGGTCAGGCTGCCGGTCGGCGAGGACTCCGACCTGCTGCCCTCGTTGCTCGCCCTGTCCGACGTGATGGGTACCGGTCACCACGGAGCCGTCACCGCCGGGGTCTCCCGGGGCGACTCCGTGCTGGTCATCGGTGACGGCGCCGTGGGCCTGAGCGCGGTGATCGCGGCCAAGCGCCTCGGCGCCGAACGGATCATCCTCATGGGCCGGCACACCGACCGTACCGACCTCGGCCTCGCGTTCGGCGCCACCGATGTCGTCGCCGAACGCGGCGACGAAGGCGTCGCCCGGGTCCGGGATCTGGCCGGCGGCGACGGCGTCGACAGGGTCGTCGAGGCCGTCGGCACCCGGCAGACCCTGGACACCGCGTTCGGCACGGTCATCGACGGCGGCACCATCAGCCGCCTCGGCGTCCCGCAGTACGAGGAAGGTCCCGTCAACATGTCGATGATCATGCGGAACATCACCCTCACCGGCGGCGTCTCCCCGGCCCGTGCCTACATCGGGGAACTCATGCCCGACGTCCTGGACGGCACCATCCAGCCGGGCCGTGTCTTCGACCGGACCTTCCCCCTGGACCGGACCCCGGATGCGTACGAGGCCATGGCCCAGCGCCGCGTTCTCAAAGCGCTCATCACCCTCTGA
- a CDS encoding TetR/AcrR family transcriptional regulator: MPADPKRRRAARHAQLEPPQAPPARRKAPITVDRVVDAALQVVATQGYDALTMRSVAGVLDTGPASLYAHVVNKADIDELVIGRLCAQLVLPEPDPAAWREQILDVCAQIRDQYLKYPGVSRAALALAPTNLDVLRVNEGMLAILLAGGIEPRTAAWAIDALSLYVAAYTLETSLVVQRQNQQDDAWVVSRDELMRRFAALPDDRFPQVRRYAAELTSGTGHERFDFTLGLIVGSLTEGRPAPPAA, from the coding sequence ATGCCAGCCGATCCAAAACGACGCCGCGCCGCCCGGCACGCCCAGCTCGAGCCCCCTCAAGCGCCACCGGCGCGCAGGAAAGCACCGATCACCGTCGACAGGGTCGTCGACGCGGCGCTGCAGGTCGTCGCCACCCAGGGCTACGACGCGTTGACGATGCGCAGCGTCGCCGGCGTACTCGACACGGGACCCGCCTCGCTCTACGCGCACGTCGTCAACAAGGCCGACATCGACGAGCTGGTCATCGGCCGGCTCTGCGCCCAACTGGTGCTGCCCGAACCCGATCCGGCGGCATGGCGCGAGCAGATCCTCGACGTCTGTGCGCAGATCCGCGACCAGTACCTGAAGTACCCCGGCGTCTCCCGCGCCGCGCTGGCCCTGGCCCCCACCAACCTCGACGTGCTGCGCGTCAACGAAGGAATGCTGGCCATCCTTCTCGCCGGCGGCATCGAACCGCGGACGGCGGCCTGGGCGATCGACGCCCTCTCGCTCTACGTGGCTGCCTACACCCTGGAGACGTCCCTGGTCGTGCAGCGGCAGAACCAGCAGGACGACGCGTGGGTCGTCAGCCGCGACGAACTCATGCGCCGGTTCGCCGCGCTGCCTGACGACCGGTTCCCCCAGGTCAGGCGCTACGCGGCCGAGTTGACCTCAGGCACGGGACACGAACGGTTCGACTTCACCCTCGGCCTGATCGTCGGCAGCCTCACCGAGGGCCGGCCGGCACCTCCGGCTGCGTAG
- a CDS encoding DHA2 family efflux MFS transporter permease subunit produces the protein MSASGDAPGIAPLPPRRAWLVLAVVFIADVMDVIDSTIANLAGPSIRADLGGSETTLQWVLTAYTAAFAIGLITSGRLGDLLGRRRLFLLGMAGFTLASLACGLAPGVGFLITARLVQGLCGSVMIPQGFAMVKVVFPPQDLRKALIPFGPVMGLATVAGPILAGWLLHLDLFGSQWRSIFLINVPAGVLAWALARRFLPHRTGEDPDARLDLGGVGLLTLASALLIIPLVQGRELGWPLWTYVSMAGSVVALALFAGSERRSSHPVITPSLFRKRSFVAGLAIVGAFFASLSGFQLAFNLLLQLGLHWTPLHTSLTLIPWALGSALAVGLSGAVLTQRLGRAGLQLGLGIAVVGLLALWVTIVHWGDRLTSATLAPSLLLIGFGTGLVFVPIFDFVLGGATTEEVGTGSGMLNAVQQFSGAIGVAALGTVFFARANHGGTANFDHAGELVTGLAVVLYLIAFALVWLLPKHAQQAAG, from the coding sequence TTGAGCGCATCGGGCGACGCCCCCGGCATCGCTCCGCTTCCTCCGCGGCGGGCCTGGCTCGTCCTCGCCGTCGTCTTCATCGCCGATGTGATGGACGTGATCGACTCGACCATCGCCAACCTCGCCGGCCCGTCGATCCGTGCCGACCTCGGCGGCAGCGAGACGACCCTGCAATGGGTGCTCACCGCCTACACCGCGGCCTTCGCCATCGGCCTGATCACCTCGGGCCGGCTGGGCGACCTGCTCGGCCGCCGCCGGCTGTTCCTGCTGGGCATGGCCGGGTTCACGCTCGCCTCGCTCGCCTGCGGGCTGGCACCCGGCGTCGGCTTCCTCATCACCGCCCGCCTGGTGCAGGGCCTGTGCGGCTCGGTGATGATTCCGCAGGGGTTCGCGATGGTGAAGGTGGTCTTCCCGCCGCAGGACCTGCGCAAGGCGCTCATCCCGTTCGGGCCGGTGATGGGACTGGCCACCGTGGCCGGGCCGATCCTCGCCGGCTGGCTGCTGCACCTGGACCTGTTCGGCAGCCAGTGGCGTTCGATCTTCCTGATCAACGTCCCCGCAGGCGTCCTCGCCTGGGCCCTGGCCCGGCGGTTCCTGCCGCACCGCACCGGCGAGGACCCGGACGCCCGGCTCGACCTCGGCGGCGTCGGCCTGCTCACCCTGGCCTCGGCGCTGCTGATCATTCCGCTGGTCCAGGGCCGCGAACTCGGCTGGCCGCTGTGGACTTACGTGTCGATGGCCGGCTCGGTCGTCGCCCTTGCCCTGTTCGCCGGCTCGGAGCGGCGCAGCTCGCATCCGGTGATCACGCCCTCGCTGTTCCGCAAGCGCAGTTTTGTGGCCGGCCTGGCCATCGTGGGGGCTTTCTTCGCCTCGCTGAGCGGATTCCAGCTGGCGTTCAACCTGCTGCTGCAGCTCGGCCTGCACTGGACCCCGCTGCACACCAGCCTCACCCTGATCCCCTGGGCGCTCGGCAGCGCCCTCGCCGTGGGTCTGTCCGGCGCCGTACTCACCCAGCGGCTCGGCCGGGCCGGCCTGCAGCTCGGCCTCGGCATCGCGGTCGTCGGCCTGCTCGCGCTGTGGGTCACCATCGTCCACTGGGGCGACCGTCTCACCTCGGCGACGCTCGCCCCTTCGCTGCTGCTGATCGGGTTCGGCACCGGTCTGGTCTTCGTCCCGATCTTCGACTTCGTCCTCGGCGGCGCCACCACCGAAGAGGTCGGCACCGGCTCGGGCATGCTCAACGCCGTCCAGCAGTTCTCCGGTGCCATCGGTGTCGCCGCCCTCGGCACGGTGTTCTTCGCCCGGGCCAACCACGGCGGAACCGCGAACTTCGACCATGCCGGCGAACTCGTCACCGGGCTTGCCGTTGTGCTGTACCTGATCGCTTTCGCGCTGGTCTGGCTCCTGCCGAAGCACGCCCAGCAGGCAGCGGGCTGA
- a CDS encoding nitroreductase family deazaflavin-dependent oxidoreductase: MPLTGTYEPSGSEFARNQVDLYERSGGTEGTDNQGKPVIILTSVGAKSGKIRKTPLMRVEHDGEYAVVASLGGAPKHPVWYYNLVANPHVELQDGPVKKDYRAREVDGEEYDAWFERSVAAWPDYAEYKKKTTRKMPIFVLTPFDA, translated from the coding sequence ATGCCGCTCACCGGGACTTACGAGCCGAGCGGGTCCGAGTTCGCCCGCAATCAGGTCGATCTCTACGAGCGCTCCGGCGGTACCGAGGGCACGGACAACCAGGGGAAGCCGGTGATCATCCTGACGTCGGTGGGAGCCAAATCCGGGAAGATCCGCAAGACGCCCCTGATGCGTGTCGAGCACGACGGCGAGTACGCCGTCGTCGCGTCGTTGGGCGGCGCACCCAAGCACCCCGTCTGGTACTACAACCTGGTCGCGAACCCGCATGTGGAACTCCAGGACGGCCCGGTCAAGAAGGACTACCGGGCCAGGGAGGTCGACGGCGAGGAGTACGACGCGTGGTTCGAGCGGTCCGTGGCGGCCTGGCCGGACTACGCGGAGTACAAGAAGAAGACCACCAGGAAGATGCCCATCTTCGTCCTCACGCCGTTCGACGCGTAG
- a CDS encoding TetR/AcrR family transcriptional regulator — MKRPVAWGAPPAERADAVRNRLHLLNTARRMLAEQGADRLTMDALAERAGLGKGTVFRRFGSRAGIFQALLDDDEHAFQEQVLSGPPPLGPGAAPLDRLIAYGRARTGFLVEHRDIARAALGGSRPVPIRRRTPMSQVHVRMLLGQLELAGADLDMLAVQLTGALDGPVLLYLSSEEFTDAVEEAGSRIGQAWQDLVERACRP, encoded by the coding sequence GTGAAACGACCAGTCGCCTGGGGAGCGCCGCCGGCCGAGCGCGCCGACGCGGTCCGCAACCGGCTCCACCTGCTGAACACGGCCCGCCGGATGCTCGCTGAGCAGGGCGCGGACCGCCTCACCATGGACGCACTGGCGGAGCGGGCGGGCCTGGGCAAGGGCACCGTCTTCCGCCGCTTCGGCAGCCGGGCCGGCATCTTCCAGGCCCTGCTGGACGACGACGAGCACGCCTTCCAGGAGCAGGTGCTCTCCGGCCCCCCTCCCCTGGGCCCCGGCGCCGCGCCGCTCGACCGGCTGATCGCCTACGGCCGCGCCCGCACCGGCTTCCTGGTCGAGCACCGCGACATCGCCAGGGCCGCCCTCGGCGGCAGCCGGCCGGTACCGATCCGCCGGCGGACACCCATGTCCCAGGTCCACGTACGCATGCTGCTCGGACAGCTGGAACTCGCGGGCGCCGACCTCGACATGCTCGCCGTCCAGCTCACCGGCGCCCTGGACGGTCCCGTCCTGCTGTACCTCTCGTCCGAGGAGTTCACCGACGCCGTGGAGGAGGCCGGCTCCCGCATCGGACAGGCCTGGCAGGACCTCGTGGAACGCGCCTGCCGCCCCTGA
- a CDS encoding GNAT family N-acetyltransferase → MSGYTEETYRERLVTAEHFYVAVKGDDVLGFGLAYSDDRLGPDEWLNHRIRTGLGSFLVIKQVCVAEKAARRGIASQLYHHVLGQWSQSPVIAAVVAAPVNLASTAFHRRLGFEVLTELTPPDGRQRKVWVWRKPREAMLQAQYGWRSTSTSTRTRPTGTS, encoded by the coding sequence GTGTCGGGATACACGGAGGAGACGTATCGCGAACGGCTGGTCACGGCCGAGCACTTCTACGTCGCGGTCAAAGGGGACGACGTACTGGGTTTCGGGCTCGCCTACAGTGACGACAGACTTGGCCCGGACGAGTGGCTGAACCATCGGATCAGGACCGGGCTGGGAAGTTTCCTGGTCATCAAACAGGTGTGTGTGGCGGAGAAGGCCGCGCGCCGGGGTATCGCCTCCCAGCTGTACCACCACGTACTGGGCCAGTGGTCGCAGAGCCCGGTGATCGCCGCGGTCGTGGCCGCGCCGGTGAATCTCGCGTCCACGGCCTTCCACCGCCGTCTCGGTTTCGAGGTGCTGACGGAGCTGACGCCGCCCGACGGGCGGCAGCGGAAGGTCTGGGTGTGGCGCAAGCCGCGGGAGGCGATGCTCCAGGCCCAGTACGGGTGGCGGTCGACCTCTACAAGCACGAGGACACGACCAACTGGAACAAGCTGA